From Mytilus edulis chromosome 9, xbMytEdul2.2, whole genome shotgun sequence, the proteins below share one genomic window:
- the LOC139489419 gene encoding insulin-like growth factor-binding protein complex acid labile subunit — MKQVFEMWILMLSLFGGDCFKNGIVIAKMETNSHCTHVYQHEELYVNCSYKNLSSVPGTPANTIYLYLQHNSIGQIPNEVFNHLNKLVLLDLSFNTITTINENSFAGLQNLRFLYLEHSLQYHIDTRIFLPKNVFKHLFNLTTLDLSDNSLSNIMDVDEYTFKGLATLKHLKLNNDWLRTILNDTFRYTPKLLTLDLSYNIMHSLTKGMFTGLGSLHHLYLNQSFDGVIENNTFQSLINLTVLKLAFNELRSINKQMFVGLRKLRHLYLNYVHMTEIANQTFEILTDLRVLDLSNNELQSLNEKTFIGLIHLRVLRLNFNSLMYNAIQLPPGCFKPLESLKQLSVQGNNPQYALDSFFLPDDTIKDLKMLEKLELDASNADNERVLGTKRRGPRTDHWGTPAETLQKEEDDKRNDTPGSMNQVVISKVLLITSLFSVACYKQSIVPTKTETNFKCKHFYQHEELHVDCSYKLLIDVPKTPSNTVYLYLQHNSIRRIPNETFHYLKLLVLLDLSFNRIFTMNEDAFEGLQNLRSLYLSKNSRYPVDENLSLPKNVFKYLVNLTVLDLSYNNIDSLHEETLNGLLNLQQLKLNNNLLKELPNDSFQYTPKLAILDLSNNFLNNVTEGVFNGLRNLHHLYLNGNYMRNIQNNAFISLINLTDLNLLTNTLNYVNEQIFAGLPKLRHLYLGSNCIKEISNNTFGNMTDLKLLDLSKNSLSSLNEKTFIGLRRLEDLRLNLNFLKYNTKQLPPGCFQPLESLKHLSVQMNNPQNVPDTYILPDETIKDLKKLKTLELDVNSAKERILGIGFSSLYNLSSLVFSSYREDITDNIIHAIESSRKTICIITRSFLQSYYCMFEYNMARMESIHSRNGKNVLFLVFYEQLLPEELPLVLYEVIQKQTYIEFPNDEHGNRVFWEKIKDGISA, encoded by the exons ATGAAACAAGTGTTTGAGATGTGGATACTGATGCTTTCCCTGTTCGGTGGTGACTGTTTTAAAAACGGCATTGTAATagcaaaaatggaaacaaattccCACTGTACACATGTGTATCAACATGAAGAACTGTATGTTAATTGTTCTTATAAAAACTTGAGTTCTGTTCCAGGTACACCAGCTAACACGATTTACCTATATCTACAACATAACTCAATCGGACAAATACCGAATGAGGTCTTCAACCATTTGAACAAGCTTGTTTTGCTCGATCTGTCTTTCAACACAATTACTACAATCAATGAAAATTCATTTGCAGGTCTGCAGAATCTACGATTTCTCTATTTAGAACATAGTTTACAATATCATATTGATACGAGAATATTTTTGCCTAAgaatgtatttaaacatttattcaaTCTTACAACTTTGGATCTATCCGACAATAGCTTGTCCAATATCATGGACGTTGACGAGTACACATTTAAGGGACTTGCGACCCTGAAGCACCTTAAACTCAACAATGACTGGTTAAGAACAATACTAAATGATACCTTCCGATACACACCAAAGCTCCTTACACTTGATTTATCGTATAACATTATGCATTCCCTTACTAAGGGAATGTTCACTGGACTTGGAAGCCTGCATCATCTTTATCTCAATCAATCTTTTGATGGAGTTATTGAAAATAATACGTTTCAGTCGCTTATTAATCTAACTGTACTGAAGTTAGCATTTAATGAATTACGTTCAATCAATAAGCAAATGTTTGTTGGACTTCGAAAGTTGCGGCATTTGTACCTTAACTATGTACATATGACAGAAATTGCAAatcaaacttttgaaattttgacagATCTTCGTGTACTTGATCTTTCAAATAATGAGCTGCAGTCACTTAATGAAAAGACGTTTATAGGACTAATACACCTGAGAGTACTCAGACTTAATTTTAATAGTCTTATGTATAATGCGATTCAGTTACCACCAGGATGTTTTAAACCCTTAGAATCACTAAAACAACTTTCTGTTCAAGGGAATAATCCACAATATGCACTGGACAGTTTCTTTCTTCCAGATGACAcaataaaagatttgaaaatgtTGGAGAAACTAGAATTGGATGCTAGCAATGCTGATAACGAAAGAGTTTTAGGG acAAAGAGAAGAGGGCCCAGAACTGATCACTGGGGAACACCAGCTGAGACATTACAGAAGGAAGAAGACGA CAAAAGAAATGACACACCAGGCAGTATGAATCAAGTTGTGATTTCAAAGGTATTATTGATTACTTCCCTGTTCAGTGTTGCCTGTTACAAACAGAGCATTGTACCAACAAAAACGGAaacaaatttcaaatgtaaacatttttatCAGCACGAAGAATTACATGTTGATTGTTCTTATAAACTATTGATAGATGTTCCGAAAACACCATCGAACACGGTTTATCTTTATCTACAACATAATTCAATTAGACGAATACCAAATGAAACCTTCCACTATTTGAAGCTGCTTGTTTTGCTAGATCTATCTTTCAACCGAATCTTTACAATGAATGAAGATGCATTCGAAGGCCTTCAGAATCTGCGAAGTCTTTATCTCAGTAAGAATTCACGATATCCTGTTGATGAGAATTTAAGtttgccaaaaaatgtatttaaatatttagTCAATCTTACCGTTTTGGATCTTTCGTATAATAACATAGACTCACTTCATGAAGAAACATTAAATGGACTTTTGAACCTGCAGCAACTTAAACTCAACAATAACTTGTTAAAAGAACTACCAAATGATTCCTTCCAATATACACCAAAGCTTGCGATTCTTGATTTATctaataattttttaaataatgtgaCTGAAGGTGTGTTTAATGGACTACGAAACCTGCATCATCTTTATCTAAATGGTAATTACATGCGCAATATTCAAAACAATGCGTTCATATCGTTAATCAATCTAACTGATCTAAATTTATTGACTAATACGTTAAATTATGTCAATGAGCAAATTTTTGCTGGACTTCCAAAGTTGCGTCATCTTTACTTAGGATCCAATTGTataaaagaaatatcaaataataCCTTTGGAAATATGACAGATCTCAAATTACTGGATCTTTCAAAAAACTCTCTGTCGTCGCTAAATGAAAAGACATTTATAGGACTTCGACGCCTGGAAGATCTCAGACTTAACTTAAATTTCCTTAAGTATAATACGAAACAGTTACCTCCAGGCTGTTTTCAACCTTTAGAATCACTCAAACATCTTTCTGTTCAAATGAATAATCCACAAAATGTACCTGATACTTACATTCTTCCAGATGAGACAATTAAggatttgaaaaagttaaaaacacTAGAATTAGACGTTAATTCCGCAAAAGAAAGAATTCTAGGAATAGGATTTTCTTCATTATATAATCTCTCTTCACTTGTTTTCAGTAGTTATA GAGAAGATATAACAGATAATATCATACATGCAATTGAAAGCAGCAGAAAGACCATCTGTATAATAACACGATCTTTTCTGCAGTCTTACTACTGTATGTTTGAATACAACATGGCTAGAATGGAAAGTATTCACTCAAGGAATGGAAAAAATGTTCTATTTCTTGTATTCTATGAACAATTATTACCAGAGGAGTTGCCTTTGGTTTTATATGAAGTTATTCAGAAACAAACTTATATTGAATTCCCAAACGACGAACATGGAAATAGGgttttctgggaaaaaataaaagatgGTATATCTGCTTAA